A stretch of Lactuca sativa cultivar Salinas chromosome 6, Lsat_Salinas_v11, whole genome shotgun sequence DNA encodes these proteins:
- the LOC111890846 gene encoding uncharacterized protein At4g00950, translated as MGSDVESDPISIPKLQLFSMALPRLPEPSGMLTPPLQTSASVPFRWEEQPGKPRPCTNLILHPTTTTANRCLELPPRLAMVESNIITKTPSPTTVLDGPGDTGGAGNGKSIFSSSSFRFARERRRKGQRQGSFDSNCNGEILRTPTEYSNHFPFKHGQKYKPIFNYTF; from the coding sequence ATGGGATCCGATGTAGAATCCGACCCGATCTCCATACCAAAGCTCCAGCTCTTTTCCATGGCACTACCACGCCTCCCTGAACCATCTGGTATGCTAACGCCACCGCTTCAAACCTCAGCTTCCGTTCCCTTCCGGTGGGAAGAACAGCCAGGTAAGCCCCGACCTTGCACCAACCTCATCCTCcaccccaccaccaccaccgccaacaGATGCCTGGAGCTTCCTCCAAGATTAGCAATGGTAGAATCCAACATTATTACCAAAACACCCTCACCCACCACCGTCCTCGACGGTCCAGGAGATACCGGTGGCGCTGGCAATGGCAAATCCATATTTTCATCGTCTTCCTTCAGATTCGCGAGGGAACGACGTCGCAAAGGGCAAAGACAAGGTTCATTTGACAGTAACTGTAACGGTGAGATATTGCGCACCCCTACAGAATATAGCAATCATTTTCCATTCAAGCATGGACAAAAATATAAGCCAATTTTCAATTATACTTTTTAG
- the LOC111890841 gene encoding ABC transporter C family member 10, with amino-acid sequence MEDGSLYEPLQANPPSETNENVTPMANAGTLSKFTFWWLNPLLIKGKSKVLDDKDIPKLRKEDTAEECYSRFMETMKKRREKSVSGDRSCSDPAIFSTLFVWQSKKLVITGFFALIKVLAMASGPLILRAFIRFCQGKQSFEHEGYFLTLGLFLAKCLESISERQLKFRNRVIGLQVKSMLSAAIYQKQLRLSNDAKLSYSPGQIMNYATVDTTRIGEFPFWFHHIWTIGLQISLGILIIYYSVGVATIAALLVIISTVVGNIPLGKLQHKHLTKLMAAQDRRLKAITESISNMKVLKLYAWETHFRDAAGKLRNEEMKWLSAVISQRGFLILMFWSSPAIVSVVTFWTCYLLGIELDASNVFTFLATIRIIQEPIQNISDVAAVFIEARVALSRVVEFLQAPELQKERKNHVKVEDRSLIIKCESISWIDDSSKPTLGDVNLEVLIGKKVAICGEVGSGKSTLISAILGEVPNIKGTVEVNGKVAYVSQTAWIRTGTIQDNILFGKLMDEEKYQEVVTKCSVEKDIDMFPFGNQTIIGERGVNLSGGQKQRVQLARALYQDADIYLLDDPFSAVDAHTAASLFKEYIMEALSSKTVLLVTHQVDFLPAFDDILLMADGKIIQTGTYDQLLNTCKEFQNLVIALSNTSGSDNQATNDSQQLSKSPNQEIKQINPKEKMESNHSLGEQLIKKEEREAGDTGLKPYKQYLSQSNGFFYFAMSVLSHFSYIIGYFLQNLWLAKEVQGGSVNQRNMLVVYMMLGFVMMFFLFGRSYFIVKLGVKTSIAMFSKLITSLFRAPMAFYDSTPVGRIISRVSSDLSIVDLELAMKFTVGIGTTMNTYFSFGILTFLTWHILFIIIPTVYVTILLQKFYYASAKELMRLDGTSKSLVASHLAQSIAGVVTIRAFGEEDRFFLEHLHLIDNNSSPFFHSFSANEWLIQRLEMLCALIVSSSALAITLLPFQASDSGIIGMALSYGLSLNIFLVVSVQFQCQLSNLIVSVERLEQYMHIPSEASEIIEENRPSRNWPSIGRIVIQNLKIRYQPNSPLVLQGINCVFEGGHKIGIVGRTGSGKTTLISALFRLVEPTEGRIIIDEVDTTSIGLHDLRSNFGIIPQEPTLFSGSIRYNLDPLGEHSDQELWKVLEKCQLQEVIQDKKEGLDSLVVQDGSNWSLGQRQLFCLGRALLKRRKILVLDEATASIDNATDTIIQKTIREEFQDCTVITVAHRIPTVIDCSMVLVMKDGKVMEYEKPTTLMNEPASLFAQLVNEYWSQHKTSTSDKIA; translated from the exons ATGGAAGATGGTTCACTTTATGAACCTCTGCAAGCTAATCCACCATCTGAAACGAACGAAAATGTTACTCCGATGGCAAACGCCGGAACGTTAAGTAAGTTCACATTCTGGTGGCTGAATCCGTTGCTGATCAAAGGCAAAAGTAAAGTTCTTGATGACAAAGACATCCCAAAGTTACGAAAAGAAGATACAGCAGAAGAATGTTATTCCAGATTCATGGAGACGATGAAGAAACGAAGAGAAAAAAGCGTTTCCGGTGATCGTAGTTGTTCCGATCCGGCGATTTTCTCAACGTTGTTCgtttggcaatcgaagaagctcGTAATCACTGGGTTTTTTGCGCTGATAAAAGTCCTCGCTATGGCTTCAGGTCCTTTGATTCTTCGAGCTTTCATTCGATTTTGTCAAGGGAAGCAGAGTTTCGAACACGAAGGGTATTTTCTGACGTTAGGGTTATTTCTAGCGAAATGTCTGGAATCGATATCGGAGAGGCAACTGAAGTTTCGGAATAGAGTCATCGGACTCCAAGTGAAATCGATGTTAAGTGCAGCGATTTATCAGAAGCAACTCCGGCTATCAAACGATGCTAAACTGAGTTACTCCCCCGGTCAAATCATGAACTACGCCACCGTCGACACTACCAGAATCGGCGAGTTTCCGTTTTGGTTTCATCACATATGGACGATCGGTCTTCAGATCAGTTTAGGGATTCTCATAATCTATTATTCAGTCGGAGTAGCCACGATTGCAGCTTTGTTAGTGATAATATCAACGGTGGTCGGAAACATTCCGTTGGGTAAGTTGCAGCATAAGCACCTAACGAAGCTCATGGCGGCGCAAGACCGGCGGCTGAAGGCCATAACAGAGTCGATTTCAAACATGAAGGTTTTAAAGCTGTACGCTTGGGAGACGCATTTCCGTGATGCAGCCGGAAAGTTAAGAAACGAAGAGATGAAATGGTTATCGGCGGTTATCTCTCAAAGAGGGTTTCTCATACTTATGTTTTGGTCGTCTCCGGCGATTGTATCGGTGGTGACGTTTTGGACGTGTTATTTGTTGGGAATCGAGCTTGATGCGAGTAACGTGTTTACGTTTCTGGCAACGATTCGGATCATTCAAGAGCCGATTCAGAACATTTCTGATGTTGCGGCGGTGTTTATTGAAGCAAGGGTTGCGTTAAGTCGTGTTGTTGAGTTTTTACAGGCGCCGGAGTTGCAGAAGGAAAGGAAGAATCATGTAAAGGTGGAGGATCGATCTTTGATAATCAAGTGTGAGTCGATTTCGTGGATTGATGATTCTTCAAAACCGACTCTGGGTGATgtaaatcttgaagttttgatcgGAAAAAAAGTGGCGATATGCGGCGAGGTTGGATCTGGTAAATCGACTCTTATATCCGCCATTCTTGGAGAGGTTCCCAACATAAAAGGAACa gTTGAAGTTAATGGGAAGGTGGCATATGTTTCACAAACGGCATGGATCCGAACAGGGACAATTCAAGACAATATTCTATTTGGAAAGTTGATGGATGAGGAGAAATATCAAGAAGTAGTAACAAAATGCTCAGTTGAAAAAGATATCGATATGTTCCCATTTGGCAATCAAACAATCATCGGAGAAAGAGGCGTTAATCTAAGTGGTGGACAAAAGCAACGGGTTCAGCTTGCCCGGGCATTGTATCAAGATGCAGATATATACCTCTTGGATGACCCATTTAGCGCGGTTGATGCACATACTGCAGCCAGTTTGTTCAAA GAATACATCATGGAAGCTTTATCGAGTAAAACGGTGTTACTTGTGACTCACCAAGTCGATTTCCTGCCTGCttttgatgatattctg TTAATGGCAGATGGGAAGATCATTCAAACAGGAACATATGATCAATTGCTTAATACATGTAAAGAGTTCCAAAACCTCGTGATTGCACTCAGCAATACTTCTGGTTCAGATAATCAAGCAACTAATGATTCTCAACAATTATCAAAATCCCCAAATCAAGAAATTAAACAAATCAACCCTAAAGAAAAGATGGAATCAAATCATTCGTTAGGAGAACAACTGATTAAGAAAGAAGAACGAGAAGCAGGGGACACTGGTTTAAAACCCTACAAACAATATCTTAGCCAGAGCAATGGATTCTTCTACTTCGCTATGTCAGTTTTGTCACATTTCTCATACATCATCGGATATTTTCTTCAGAATCTATGGTTGGCTAAGGAAGTACAAGGTGGAAGCGTAAACCAGAGGAACATGTTGGTTGTATACATGATGTTGGGTTTTGTGATGATGTTCTTTTTATTCGGTAGATCTTATTTTATCGTTAAATTAGGGGTTAAAACATCGATTGCAATGTTTTCCAAGTTGATTACATCTCTTTTCCGAGCTCCCATGGCCTTCTATGATTCGACACCTGTGGGAAGAATCATTAGCCGG GTGTCATCGGATCTCAGCATTGTGGATCTTGAATTGGCAATGAAGTTTACAGTTGGCATAGGCACAACGATGAACACATACTTTAGCTTTGGAATCTTGACATTCCTAACTTGGCATATCTTGTTCATTATCATTCCAACGGTTTATGTCACAATACTTCTACAG AAATTCTACTATGCATCTGCGAAGGAGTTGATGCGATTAGATGGTACAAGTAAGTCATTAGTAGCAAGCCATCTTGCACAATCCATTGCTGGAGTGGTTACCATtagagcttttggtgaagaagaCCGTTTCTTTTTAGAACATTTGCACCTTATTGACAACAACTCAAGTCCATTTTTTCATAGTTTTTCAGCAAACGAATGGTTAATCCAACGTCTAGAAATGCTATGTGCTCTTATCGTTTCAAGCTCTGCTTTAGCCATAACTTTGCTTCCGTTTCAAGCTTCTGACTCAG GAATTATTGGAATGGCACTTTCCTATGGGCTCTCATTGAATATTTTCCTAGTTGTTTCCGTTCAATTCCAATGTCAACTATCAAATTTGATAGTTTCGGTTGAAAGACTAGAGCAATACATGCATATCCCTAGTGAAGCCTCGGAAATCATAGAAGAAAATCGACCTTCAAGAAACTGGCCAAGTATTGGTAGAATTGTTATCCAAAACCTAAAG ATAAGATATCAACCGAATTCCCCATTAGTTCTTCAAGGAATCAACTGTGTATTTGAAGGGGGACACAAAATTGGAATTGTTGGAAGGACAGGGAGTGGAAAGACGACTTTAATTAGTGCTTTGTTTCGATTAGTAGAACCTACAGAAGGAAGAATCATTATAGATGAAGTAGATACTACTTCAATTGGACTCCATGACCTTCGATCAAATTTTGGTATTATTCCACAAGAACCAACTTTATTCAGTGGATCCATTCGATATAATCTTGATCCTCTTGGAGAGCATAGTGATCAAGAACTATGGAAG GTTCTAGAAAAATGCCAACTTCAAGAGGTGATTCAAGATAAAAAAGAGGGGTTGGATTCGTTAG TTGTGCAAGATGGATCGAATTGGAGTTTGGGACAACGACAACTGTTCTGTTTAGGAAGAGCTCTTTTGAAAAGGCGAAAGATACTTGTACTTGATGAAGCCACAGCTTCAATCGATAATGCAACTGACACAATTATTCAAAAAACTATTCGAGAAGAATTTCAAGATTGCACAGTAATTACAGTTGCACACAGAATACCAACCGTTATAGACTGCTCAATGGTACTTGTTATGAAGGATG GAAAGGTGATGGAATATGAGAAGCCCACAACATTGATGAACGAACCAGCTTCATTATTTGCACAACTTGTTAACGAATACTGGTCACAACATAAAACCTCAACATCCGATAAGATCGCTTGA